In Geminocystis sp. M7585_C2015_104, the sequence ACTAATGGCAAACAGGTAAATGTAAAGCAAAATGAGAGGGATGAATGGCAGATAGGATTTCATGATTCTCTGAGTCAACCCCCACTGAGGCAAAAAAATCATAATCATCCAGAGGGGAATTACATATAAATTAGCCAAACTGAATAAAAGATTTAACTCCATTATTCACCCCATAAAATTGGCAATCAATCTCTCCATGATACAATAGAACAGATTCTTGTTGGACTGGCAATTATGAGGGCCATAAACACCCCACCACTTCAACTAGCCTGCCTCCTCCTTCTGCTATCCCCCATAATGGCATGTAGTTATTTTAATAACCAGAATCAAAACCAATCCCTTGCCAGGGAAAAAACCTCTCCCCCCCGTATCCCGGCAGTAGACGTGGGGGAGGTGTCGCGACAATCTTTAACACCTCCACGAGAGTTTATTGGCACTACGAAACCTATACGAGAAGTAGTAGTCCGTTCCCGTACTGAGGGACAACTTTTAGAATTGAAAGTAGACGTAGGGGATTATGTCTCTAAGGGGAGCACCATTGCAATTTTAGATGATACAATCCCTAGGGCATCCTTGGCAAAGGCAGAGGCAGAGTTGAAGTCTCTCCAGTCTCTTGTGGCGGAGGCAGAAGCGGCAGTGTTGGC encodes:
- a CDS encoding DUF4281 domain-containing protein, which codes for MELNLLFSLANLYVIPLWMIMIFLPQWGLTQRIMKSYLPFIPLILLYIYLFAIS